A segment of the Toxotes jaculatrix isolate fToxJac2 chromosome 2, fToxJac2.pri, whole genome shotgun sequence genome:
cacatgcacgcacacgcacacagacgtCAGTGATGCATGTTGTGTTGCAGACGTGTTGACAGACAGGAAACGCGTCAGGacaagctgctgcagcagagacgtctctgctgcactgtttgtgctgcagtgttgcATTAAGAATGTCTCTGCGTTGGAGGACAGATGTCCTGTATGCACCAACCCTTCCTACACACAGCCTGCACCCGTCAGACTGCACAGCGCGGAGTGTCTGCGCCGTACGTATGAACACTGAGGCGCTCCCAGTGCACCGCGCACACGGAACCATCAGGATCCACATCACAGCACGTCACCTGACTCCCATCTGTCCATTCATGGTTTACATGTGAGGCTCTAAGAGCCACTAAGCAGCTTCAGCTCATCCTTTAGTATGTTCTGGTCACTGAGGAGGTTCTACAGGTCCTTAATGTGATTCTGGACGTGTGGGTTCTAGGGGCCTTCAGGTAGTTCTAGTTGTGCCTAAGAGGTTCTAACAGTCCTTTCTAAGATTCTAGTGACGGCTGAGGAGGTGTGAATGTGCTTTAGGTAGTTCTTGTGGTCGCTGTGGAGTTTCCAACCGGCCTTTCAGAGGTCCTAGTCCTCATCATGGATGTTCTCAGTGGCTTTGGCGTGATTGCCTGTGGTGTCTGACCTGATCTGTGTTCTGCTGCATTTCTACCTGTGTTTTTACTGATCCAGATCAGAAACCAGATACAGGTCACATGTTCACACCAGGAAAGGACGGGTTCTAAAAATGGACCTGAACCTGCAtaccagtgtttctgtcctggacagacaggacaggacaggaggacagtccCTCGGCTTACAGACCTCCCTGGTTCTGCAGAGTTCACCTTCATCATTACCGCCATTTTAAGGGTTAACATGAGGAGACTCTGCTCCCTgtgcgcgcgcatgtgtgtgtgtgtgcgcggtggaGGGGgtgtgtccgtctgtctgcagagacaaaccaacactgcacacacactgatgatcaACAGCACCTCCACCCCTCCAACAGCTGCTCATCCACCTCAGCCTCCACCTTTAAAACCagaggatcacacacacacacacagtctgggcGGTAACTGGACCTCCTGACtggatcctgactgatgttcgTGTCAGTGCTGATGGAATAAAACACGGCGCAGTATCGATCAGCTGATACCTGTCGGATCATTAATGTTTTCATTAACAGTGATATTAATCACCTGATGTGTCACGTGCCTGCACCATTTTTAACAGAGAAGCTTTCAGCTGATCTGAGAGCAGCGGCACAGACCTACACATCTGGCAGACGCAGTATCATGCAGCCATACTAGCCTACATTCACTGCGGCGAGATGTCggtcagtgtgtgcgtgtgcgcgacAGCCCGCGTGAGCGCGCATCTGTCATTCCCAGCCCCCATCGTCAGGATTATCTGGATTCTTCATTATTTTCTCTAGAAACCAAATAAAAATAAGACGCAGCGGCGCGATGAGGCTGCGGCTGTGCACGCGCCgctgtgtgtgcacgcgcacgGTCGTGCAGCGGTTCTAAACGGCTGTAAATCTGTGTGAACCCGGTGCAgatgcgtctgtgtgtgcgtgtgtgtgtgtgtctgtgtgtgtgtgtgtgtctgtgtgtgtgtgtgtgcggactCACCCCTGGTCAGGCTGCTTCTGTCCATGTACATCGCGCAGCAAAAGACAAATCCGgtcattaaagaaaatgttggTGCGGGGAGAGAGCGGCTCTCCCGGTCCACAGCACGGAGAAGAAACCGGGTCAGCGAAACACACGCGtgcgagcacacacacgcacgcacgcacacacacacacaggcacggaCCGGACCGAGGCGGAACGGTTCGAACCCACAGACGCACCGACAGACCGACGGTACGACTGCTGACCGACAGGATGCTGCTTCAGGAGGGATAAGTAGGTTAGATCCGCTCGGTTTGGTTCAGTGGGCTGCCCGGTGTGAGAGCGGGGGgcggcagagagagagagagagagagagagagaggggggggggggagggagggaggtagagagagagagagagggagagctgtgtatcctctctctctccgccattctggtttccatgacaacaaaggggggggggggggggggtctgatCATCTGATCACATGGCTTCATACAGTCACATAGACACAGCTCATACACGCACGGATGTGAAGCCTGTGTATCATCTCATAGAAACTGATCTGTTATTGATAGACTTCTGTTTCCTGGGTAACACTTTATTTATTGTGTCCAGGAAGTTTCCTGCAGAGACGTCTGTAGTTTCAGGTGAGCGTCTGACGGCGGCACAGTCAGAGGTCACTGCTGATTATTGGTCCACCTCAGTGACCGAGTTAAAGTCGCCAGCGGCGATAAAAACAGCGTCAGGATGAGCCGTGTGTAACGCGCTGATGATGCCGTGGAGTTGGGATGTAAACAGCggccaaacacacagcagctgattcCCTCGGTAGATAGCAGCCACAACATTTCAGCAGTGAAAACTCCACATCTGGAGAGCAAAGAACTGTCCATATGTCTCCACACCACGTGCTGATaataaacacgcacacacctcgGTGTACGGAGTGAGTCTGTAGCTGAACAGCTGGTTCTGGGACTTTGTCTGAAAGCCGGAGCGCTGCGTTCTCTTATTTCCCGTTGTGTTGTGATCCTGGCTCTTAGctcgttgttgttgttttccaggGACCGCACGTTAGCTAGCGAGAGGCCGGGCAGCGGTGATCGGCTAGCACAAGCTGTTAGCCTATCACGGAGCCCTCCCCTCTTGCCTCGCCTCTCCTGGGGTCAGCTCGCTCACTCACGGTCGGAGCTGTGTGACTTGGTGATACCCAGCAGTGCCTGTCTGTTGTATGTTAGCAGTGCACGGCGTCTGTGTGCTGCAGAAagagccaagaagaagaaaaagccgGCATTCAAGAGCGGAGCGAGCCataacacattctgaagcacaacaTTTGGATTAAGGTCACAGCGactttgacctttaacctctgacagtcaacatttgtgcaaagtttgacagagagacctcaaagcgtTCTAGAGATATTGTGTGTAGAAGAAGCCAggatggacggatggacggacagacagacagatggacggacggacagacggacggacggatggacggacggacagacggatggatggatggacggacggATAACCCGAACACATAATGCCTCCAGCTTCAGCTCTCGCCACCACAGAGGCATAAAAATCCCATCTGCCCTCAGAGACAAGTGATCCACACGTCTCCGCCACTCTGatgtcacaaaaaataaagagtCAAAAATCACCTGCTTATTAACCAGGTATTAAAATTAGGCAAACACGACCTCAGACGACCGACTACACACCACAACATTTCAACAAAGCCAAAACACAGCATCAGCGTGATGGACACACTTACTGCTTCCATAGGAATTCAGAAGGTAATTCGCAGCAAGGTGTTGCTGATCAAACGTGATTGGTTAATTGATCATTAACGAGTGAGACCACGTCTATAAAGCTACAAGTCGTGGCACTTTGCTGCTCTGGGTTATTCAGCTGTGTGTTAACACACTGCTGAGGAGGAAACATGGTGCTGGAAAACGTTCAGACAGTTGCTAACCCTCCCAGGACGTCGCAGCAAATTCACCCCAAGATCAGAAACTGCAAAAAACCCAGAGCTACTTCTGGGAGTCTACAGGCCTCAGGCAGCCTGTCACATGTTAACGTTCACGACAGGACAGTTAGAAGAAGACCGAACACGTACGGCTTGTTTGGAAAGTTCCAGGAGAAAGGCAGCACGGCTTAGGATCTGAACAAaccacagacagaccacagtggaggtgaaacagatgaaacaccACGTACCAACCGTGGAGCACCTCACAGTCACGGAGTCAGGGTGCTGTAACGAGTCCAGACCTCAACCCAACTGAAATGTTGCGGGACCTTAAGAGAGCTCCTCAAAGAGGAGTCCAATCCTTACAGAGTGGGACAGCTGGTTTTACTGAGTGGGTCCACGTCCAGGCTGTCACCTGTCCATTAGCTAACCATGAGCTCAGACTGTCAGGAGCCACCATGGACTGTGTCACTAATCTTGAATCAAACACACCAATACCAGTCAGAGttatgtaaaacaaacacaccgcTGGGTTACAGAGCTGTCAGTGCTGAGACACGTAAACTCCACCCCTCTGCActcctgaaacaaacacacctgaacACTTCAACACATCtgagcaaaggaaaaacaagcGCACCCTGTCATCATCTGGCAGGGGAGGAGATAAAACTAcaggctgacctctgacctcacacacacacacacacacacacacacacacacacacacacacacacacacacacacacagatccctTCCCCCCAGAGCAACAGTGAGCGACCCAGTGAcctaaagagagaaaagctcGCTCATCCATCCCCCAggacatagagagagagagagagagagagagagagagtgtgtgtgtgtgtgtgtgtgtgtgtgtgtgtgtgtgtgtgtgtgagtgtgtgtgagcgtgagtGGCTACAcattgtgaggaccagtttgaccagttcatacatttttcattcataaaaatatggtgtacatgtgtgaaacagaaacatgacggaggacacacagacacacacacacagacacacacacagacagacacacacacacagacacacacacacagacacacacacagacagacacacacacacacagacacacacacacagacagacacagacacacacacagacacacacagacacagacacacacagacacacacacacagacacacacagacacacacagacacagacacacacagacacacagacacagacacacacagacacacacagacacagacacacacacacagacacacacagacacagacacacagacacagacacacacagacacacacacagacacacacacacacacacagacacacacacagacagacacacacacacagacagacacagacacacacacagacagacacagacacacacagacacacagacacagacacacacagacacacacacacagacacacacacacacacacacacagacacacacacagacagacacacacacacagacacacacacacacacacacacacacagacacacacacagacagacacacacacacagacagacacagacacacacacagacacacacacacacacacacacacacagacacacacacagacagacacacacacacacacacacagacacacacagacacagacacacagacacagacacacacagacacacacacacagacacacacacacacacacacacagacacacacacagacagacacacacacacagacacacacacacacacacacacacacagacacacacacagacacacacacacacacagacagacacagacacacacacagacacacacagacacagacacacacagacacacacagacacagacacacacagacacacacacacagacacacacagacacagacacacagacacagacacacacacacacacacacacactctggtttATCTTTCCTGTTCTGAATCTCTCGTCTATTTTTAACCCTCAGCTCTCGGGCTGTGTCTGTCTCTACATGTCCTGCTGACAGGACGAGGGGGGACATGTGAACCAACCACAGTGAACCTGCTGCGGGACAACGGACGGTTTACCACATGTGTGTCATACAGCAATGTCTCACATGTTAAAAGGTCATGTGACGTCACATGTGATATGTGTCACACGTGTCATCATATCTGACCCTGACATGGTTTAATACCAGCTGCTGAAACATCATCCACCTCCAGCCAATGACACAGTGaatgtctgtgaatgtcctCCAAGAACTGTGTCCAACCGAGACACGTCCTGGGGGAGCTGGACTCTGAAGACTAACACGACATCACCTGAAACAGGAAGCACTGAGTAGGccgaggaggacaaggaggCCCAGGGGGGCTGTTTGTAGGCcctgtgactgagtgagtgtgtgagtgaacgagtgagtgagtgaaccTCAGTGTTTGAAATTTATTTGTCAGGTGGAAGAAGCTCACTGCATCATCTCTGTGCTGTTCTTTCCTTTCAAACCTTTTATGAAATGACCAGTACACACACCAGTACACACCAGTACACACACCAGTACACACACCAGTACACACCAGTACACACCAGTACAGCACTGTATagctttgcatttgttttctaCTCCAGCGCAGCCGTTGTGAGCTGAGCAGATTTAcatcacacactgagaacaaGATGTTTTTCACATCACTGGATCATTCTGATACAGcatcacatgacacacacacacagacacacacagacacacacacacagctttctctCACCCATTGATGCTAAACATGGAGACATCATGTGACCTGTCTGACCTCAgtgtcagcagagagagagcgagcttCAGATCTAATTAGATTGAGACTAATGTAATGAGCTGTGTCTCTGACCTTCAGTCTCATTAAatctgaacctgaacctgaaccagaCTCGTTTGTCTCTGTTCTGTCACGGTCTCAAAATGAGATGTGGACGTCTCACTGAATGTCCTCGTCCTCATTTAACTGCACTGAGCAGGTTTAGTCCACGGTGAGACTAAGTCAGCAGTAAAGGTGTTTGGTTGTGTCTGTGCTCATGAGGACCGAATCTGCACAGGAGAGTGGACTCACCTGTCctgcaggtggagctgctgctgtgtggcgGCGGGGGTGTGGAGCTCAGGTGGTAGGAAAACCTCATGGTCCTGAACTGACTGGAAAAGGAggtggcaggaggaggaggagggaggccaCACCCCAGCGGGCCGCCACGAGGTCGGTTCAGCTGCATGCCGACACCTGTACAGGTACGTCAGTCCACACCTGTACGCAGGTCTGAGGTCAGGCTGATGCAGAGGTTTGACTGagagtttgttttctgcctgtttcagtttgtgttcatgtttccaCGTGTTTCAAAACCAGACTTTTAATCTGAAGGACTGAAGTGTGAGTCAGTGGGCGGAGCCAGAGTCAGGAGCTGCCACACTCCACTGCTCGTTAGAAGCATCTCTGCAGGTCTGAGGAGGATTCGTCGCTGCTAGAGTCCATGTGGACGTCAGGCCGGAGCAGAAGTGCCTCCCCTccttcaccctccctccctctctcccatcttttcctcttttcctcgtCTTCATTCTTTAGGGAGACCGAACTGTGCGAGTCTTCTCCTCTCCATGTCCGTCTCCACGTCTCCTCGGACTTCGCTGACCTTAAAGGATCCACAGAACCCGTCAGGAACCAGTTAATGTGATTCAGCAATAAAAACCATCtccagacctgctgctgctgctcagctggtTCCCGTTTCCTGTCGCTCACAGATCAGATCAGTGGCAGCGTGGACACAAAGGAAACTGCAAACTAACGTTTCCCAGAGGAAACGCGATCCAGAGTCGATGCGGCTCGTGGACTCAGCTCTGATCCAGAATCTGCAAACTCAGCTTCCAACAGCAGAGGCTTCACTTTTCCTCCAACTTCACACTTTCCCTGATTTCTCCTCCTGCCGCTGCTTCACCGCAGACTCTTCCTCTCATTCCAGCGTCAGTTTgtccagacagagacagacagacaggcagggacaggcagacagggagggacagacagacagacggttGGTTGTCTCTCTCTCGGCAGCCTCAGTCTTTTGTGTGAAAATCTGATCTGAGCTGCAGACCGACACCACAACTCCTCCTCCTGCGTCCAGACATCTGATCCCAGACCAGCTCCCGACCCCccgcccctccccctccctcccctcccccctctggtctgtttctcattttctctccgtctttctttttttttctgaggctgAAATTTGAAGCAAAACTGTGAAGAAAAATTCCAGCAGGgtttttttcctgtcctctgtcagaGTCTGATCAAAGTTCGGTGTAAGTCCagcagagcacctgtgagccagCAGAGGGCTCCAGCAGCCGCCACGTTTCACAGCGACTCAGCATCTTTAAACCTCAGAGACGGATCTGAGTCCAGCTCAGTCAAGATCCCGTTTGGTGGAGTCGTCACTCAAAGGCGGGTTAATGTGAAGTGTTGGTGGAACAATTCTCATCATACTGCACTGACCGGAGAGTCTGGGTGGAGTCAGACCTCCAGGATCCTGCCTCCAGGATCAGGGCTATCAGGGGTCGGACCCAGGTAACCGCTCAGTGAGGCGTTCACGGCCTTCCTGCTCGCTGACTCTGCAGAGAGCAGCAAGAAGAACCAGACTCAGGGCGGACTGTGGAGGACTGGAGCTTCgttcagacagtgtgtgtgtgtgtgtgtgtgtgtgtgtgtgtgtgtgtgtgtgtgtgagtgtgtgagagagagagagaggtcagaggtcagcctgTAGTTTGATCTCCTCCCCTGCTGGATGATGGCAGGGTGCGTTTGTTTCTCAGCTTCATGAGGGAGCAGTGATTTTTGTCCTCCATAGAGGGGTGGGGTTTAAGTGTCACTGACTGTTCAGTCCTCTGggggtgtgtttgatttgtgtgcAACAGTTTCTCATGTCACAAACACGTCTCTGTTTAAAACTGCTTTATTGACACGAAGGGACGAGTTTAAAACACGAAGGCTGCGACTGCATCAGGGCGACGGCGGCGTGAATCAGCGGGTCTCAGCTCGTCGGCTCCTCAGGCTGTAACGCGGCTGAAAagagcagaggtcagaggtcacacaggtAAATCCTGTACAGTTCAGTTCTAATCCTTCAGATTTCAGTCCTGGCAGGTTTGGTGACACCTGTAATCAGAAACTCTTCTTCTCTGGATGAAAATCATCAACAGAAACCTTTCCTCTTTAAAATGACGAGCCGCAGTCGCAGAGCCCGCCCCCTGCAGGTGATCGATCAGTGTAAATATGTCCGCTGCTGGACACGCCCAGTGTCTCAGCATCACTGCGTCTTCAGACAGCGTCACACCGTGTTAGTGTCTGTGGATTCAGATCTCAGACTCCCGGTCCTGCAGCTCAGACCTGAATCAGCTGTTCTCACCTTAAATCAGGAGTTATGACATCATTTCTACTGTGGAGCCAATCAGGGCCCAGTCTGAGACTGACTCAGTGCGATGTGGATGTGGCAGGACACATCTGGTGtccagctgtttttaaaatgtgtttaaatttaaagttaaatAGATGAGCTGAGACTGTGGAGGAACCAACACAGGCAGAGGATCTTTGACTGACAGGTGGTCGATCAGGTGGTCGATCAGGTGATCGATcaggtgactgacaggtgaTCGGTCAGGTGATCGATCAgtgtaaatatgtttcagtgGTTAAAGCTGAAAAAGGATCAGAGCttcacactgaaactgaaaccagCTGTGACACCGTCAACAACCTGTAATCACACCTACCTGTCTGTCCTCCACCAGGACGCTGTAGACCAGAGGGGAGGACGAGGGGGAGGACGAGGAGCGAAGAGGACGTCTGCCTGGACCCACTGAGGCATGATGGGTAATGTATAGCAGCGGAGTGGTGTCAGCTGCTGGGCTGAGAACACTGTCAGTACTCCAacctgcaccacacacacacacacacacacagcgagaaTAATAcactacatggccaaaagtatgtggacagaaggctccagctgtttgtctgaacatcaacaggaaaaatattCAGTCTATGATCTCAGAGTCTGAAGTACTTCACCTGTGGTCCAGCAGGAGGCGCTCCTAAAATCAGCTTTACCTATTGCTGCCATATTGATCAGCGATAAAAATGGTGGAGGACAGCATGGATCTGGACTCTACACTGCACATGGTAAAATGGTCAACACAGATCAGGCTCTGACTCATCTGAGGAGCCAGGTGAGCCCCAGGTGAGCCCCAGGTGAGCCCCAGGTGAGGCCCAGGTGAGGCCCAGGTGAGCCAGCAGAGGACCAGAAACCAGGGGAGCAACGTCACCTGTCCAACTTGGGCTGACTGAAGACTTCTCACCAGACTCATCCTTCATCAGATAAAAGTGATAAAACACCTGCTGCGATTCTCAACGCGCTGCAGCTGCATGAAACCATGACTGTGCTGCATCTcagttcacattcattcattcatggtGCAAACCTGCTGTTCCTTTAGTCTCTCAGCCTGACTGCCAAcccaacactgatcaaactacAGCTGactgctgagacagagacaggcactGACCAGTGTGTGAGAGGTGAGACAGGTCTGAGCTGTCTGtgtccttttcttcttcttctcttctttcttcgtCCTGCGTCCTCCTCAGcgtctcctctcttcctctgctctctgatctCTGGAAAACGAAGttggtcagactgagagacactgTCCCCTTCACCTGAGTCCTGTACTAAGAAGCAGGATCTGCTGTTAGCCAGAtcacttcaggtttaactctgggtcACATCACCGTGGTAACTAATGCTGCACAGCCCAaactactgaccaatcagatcactggaaacactgagtcatcgttcctacaggatcctgacagggacaaaagagtttCCAGTAAAGTGCTGAGTAATGAAGAGCGTCGGGTctgtctgtaggtgagtggaCGGTTTTCCTCACTCAGCCTCTGTCACATGACCGAGCTCAGAGCAGGTAAACCCACAGAGAACTGAACCAGGTGAGAACCTGCTTCATGGTCCAGGTGATGCAGGACATTCTCTGTTAGACTCAGTGAAGACAGACAGCGAAGACACGTCCTGGTGTGCTGGACTTCGTAGTACAGGTCTCAGATCTCTGAGTGTTCTCACCTGCACATGAAGCTGattctcctccatcttcttcttctgtctctcctctaaACACTCTGCAGACAGAAGGAACCAATCAGCTGCGTCACAGCCGCAGTTCCTCTGACATCCACCAGATGCTGCTGTGATCAAACTGACTGACAAAGTGTTTCAGCAGGTTCACTGAGCTTCTTCGTGCAGACTGGTCTCACCTGCGCGCTGCAGCGCCTCCTGCAGGCTGCGCTGCgtctctctgagctgctgcagcacctgcAGACTCTGCTGCACGGGGTCTCTGtagcgaacacacacacacagcaggacgCACACTCCGACACAAACCATGAAGCGCCGCAGCACACTCACGTACACGCTGACCAGCTCctgaagacagaggacaaaTAACAGGTCAACATACAACGTCAACACGTGAGGCGTGCATCAGGTGTAACGTTAGCGTGTTACGTGAACATGTCAGGTTCTGAGCGGCAGCTGATACTGACCATGTGTCTGTGCTCAGGATGATCAGAGCTCATCACAAACTGGTAGATCTTCCTCTCCAGGTAGAAATTCAAACACACCAAACCCAACAGCACCAacctgtcagcacacacacacgcacgcacgcacacgcacacatacacgcacacacgcacgcacacacacacccacacacacacagcctcattCATTAGTTACAGTGAATAATTAAGCAGCTCTGACAGCTCCACgcggaggtggaggaggagttacctggctctggaggagcgctgggtggaggtgaggaggaaggaggtgCAGAGAGCGGCAGCGTTGTAGCAGCAGGAGCTCAGACTGTGAGCCTCCATCATAAGGAAGCTCTGCAGGAAGGAAACTCTGTTAAAGAGCTCAGACAGCGCCACCTGCTGCTCCCTGGAGACACTGCTGAGCTCTGAGAACACCGCCCGCAggcctgagagacagacaggtggacggagagagagacaggtggtgAGACAGGGTCTTTCAGGCTGTTCATAAATGTCTGAGGctatgtgtattttttaacctttgaccCCGAGGCTTTaaaggcgtgtgtgtgtttaccctgTGTGGAGTCTTTCAGGGTGAGTCTCAGCTCCTCCCCATTGTTCAGCAGCTCCTGCTGCGCCTGCAAGGCGCTACTCTGGGCCTCCATAAGCTCCTCAGCCATCTGCCTGgtggactgaagctgctctgctaCACCTGCTGAGCTCTCCGTtaacctgagacacacacacggtctTACCTGTGTGTAGTTCACCTGTGTGTAGTTCACCTGTGCGTAGTTCACCTGTGCGTAGTTTACCTGTGCGTAGTTTACCTGTGCGTAGTTCACCTGTGTGTAGTTCACCTGTGTGTAGCTCACCTGTgcattgtgttttcagctcGGCTCTGCCACGCTTCAGACTGCAGGAACTGACAGATGGAGTGAGTGTGGGTGAAGAACTCTGTGTAAGTGCTGAAGGCCACAGCATCCATcccacctgtacacctgctgaCCTCTGAGCCCTcagggcatgatgggaaatCCCTACctgagctgacagagagagagacaggtgagctCAGTCAGACAGTTTGATGTTCATTCTCATCTGACTTATAATTTAGTTCAGTTTATTTCTCT
Coding sequences within it:
- the LOC121191518 gene encoding uncharacterized protein LOC121191518 — encoded protein: MAARAASMLLLQSVSVMLGLRAGSGLSSSGSGPDSERGRMELRRVQSLVSQPRYGECWARALEHLDTRCKDMTSESQSQIALRFTHCHLSSSGRDFPSCPEGSEVSRCTGGMDAVAFSTYTEFFTHTHSICQFLQSEAWQSRAENTMHRLTESSAGVAEQLQSTRQMAEELMEAQSSALQAQQELLNNGEELRLTLKDSTQGLRAVFSELSSVSREQQVALSELFNRVSFLQSFLMMEAHSLSSCCYNAAALCTSFLLTSTQRSSRARLVLLGLVCLNFYLERKIYQFVMSSDHPEHRHMELVSVYVSVLRRFMVCVGVCVLLCVCVRYRDPVQQSLQVLQQLRETQRSLQEALQRAECLEERQKKKMEENQLHVQVRTLRDLRPVLRSPAHQDVSSLSVFTESNRECPASPGP